TGACGCTCGAAAGCTCGAATTCCGCGTCGAAGAACGGCAGGACGGCCGAATCGACGAGGTAGCCCAGACCCGCGAGGCCGACGAGCGAGATGATCCAGATCGGGACCGTGCGCCTTGCCAGGCCGAGCGCGCACACCGCGAGCAGGTGCATCCCGAACACGACAAGCGCGATGCTCCAGATCGTGTTGAAGAGCGCGACGTCGCCGAGAAATAGCGGCACGGTGGCGAGTGCGAGCCCGGCGGCGTACAGGACGCGCAGGCCGGCTGTGACCTGGGCGAGCCGGCTGCTGGCGGGGTCGAGGATCCGGGGGAGTGTCACCGCAACGACGATGTCGAGAATCGCGACGAGCACGAAGACCGCCGCGGCTGCCGTGAATGCACCGGCGGGAATGAGCGCGAAATTGGCGATCGGCGCAGCGATCGCGAGCACGAGTAGGCCGTAGCCAGAGGTGAGCGCGTCGCGGTTGACGCGTGATAGGGCGTGAGGGGTGCGTGTGGCGACTTGGGCGGACATGACGTCTCCTGAGGTCGGATTACCAATACCTCAAAGGTAAAGCATATTTGACGTTATGTAAAGAAATCCATACATGAAGTCAGCTGTGCTTTACTCTTCCGGGGGGAGGTGTTGCTCCACCCAGGCCAGCGCCGTCCGGGTCGTGGCGAGGCCGTATTGCAGTGTTGCCATCTGGTATTTCGCGACGTCCGCGTACTGCTCGGGCACCTCCAGTGCGGAGATCTCCACCTCGGCCTTCGCGAGATTGTCGTGATCCTCGCGGATGCGGCGCTCGATATTGCGCGCGACCGTCGGTCGATCGCTTGGGTCCAGGAGTCCTAGGAAGTAGGAGCGCGACAGTGCACCCACCTCGTAGTTGTTCCCGGTGATCTCCTCGAGCATCCACGCGTGAAACTCGTCGCGCCCGCTCTCGGTGATCGAGTACACCTTCTTACCGCGAGGGCCGGTGGATGCCTCGGCCTCGATGTGGCCACTGGTGAGCAACTGGTCGAGTGCGCGCTTGATGCTGCCGGTACTGGCGCTGTAGAACAGCGAGACTCCCGCTTCGAAGCTTTTCGTGAGCTCGTACAGGCTCTGCGGCCAAAGCATGAGGAGTCCGAGGATGACGTGGGCCATGTTGCTGAGTCTAGTTCTGGCGAATTTGTAATGGTACTATTAGATAGGTCTAAGAGATATAACGCGGACTCTGTCTGGAAGGTCATCATGGATGCTCACACCGCAACTCGACGAATCGCCAAGTCCATCGAAGCCACAACGAGCAAGAGGTTTCCCGTCGTCCCCGTAGCGCTGGTTTCGGGGCCGAGCGTCGACTTGGTCACGGGAGATCCCGACCAGCCCTTCTTTATCGCGAGCATCGACAAGGTCATGATCGCGGTGCTGATCGCGCAGCTCCTCGATGAGGACTCGTTCGCGCTCGATGCGCCGATCGGTGGTCTGGTGCTTGCGGCCGACTTGCAGCCGCTGCCGGCGGCGAAGAGAATCGACAACGCGCGCGACGTGACCGTTCGGCACCTGCTTTCGCACACATCCGGCCTGCCCGATGTAGTGCTGCCGCCGGACGGCTATGACAGGCCGAGTTCGATTGAGAACCTTGTCGCACATCCGGCACACGTCTGGACGCTCGCGGAATTCTTGCAGCAGGCAGAGGGGCTCCCGTCGATTGGTCGGCCAGGCGAGAAGTTTCTCTACAGCGACACCGCATATTTTCTGCTGATCCGGATCATTGAGGAGGCCAGAGGTAAGCCATTTGGCGAGGTCCTGCGGGAGCGCATCCTAGAGCCAGCGCACATGCGTGACACCGCTGACTGGCTCGTGCCTGATGATGCGACGCTTAAGCGGCTGCTGCCGAACCTGGCGCCGTTCTGGCTCAGCGCGTCGCGGCGCGCGATCACACCGGGTCAAGACGACAGCCGGGCCCTGGTGCCAAACATCATCCTGGCAAATGGCGTTGGCGTGGTCTCGACCGCGAACGACCTCGTCCGCTTTCAGCGTGAACTCCACGGTGGACGGCTATGCGATACGAAGTGGTTGCAGCTATTCGCTGAAGGAAAATCGCAGCTTCGTCGGGGGATCTACTACGGCAACGGCATGGTGTCGCTGCGCTTCGGCGAGTTCTGGCCACTCATGCGCGGGTACCCGACGCCCTCCGGGGGCCTCGGGTACACCGCGACGCACATGTTCTACTATCCGAAGCAGCGAACGCACGTCATCTTGAATTACCACGCGCATCAGCGGATGCAGGCGAGCTTCCAGATGCATATTCGGCTCGCGGGGCTTATTAACCGGTTTGGGTAGCGACTTTGGGCTGGGGCTTCGCGGTTGTGGATGCGCTGGTTGGCATCACGCCGACGAGCGCGAGCCCGACGCCGGTAACCACCTCCACGAGTCCCGGGTGTGCCCAGCGCGGGGCAGCAATCCCGACGACAATCAGTAACAGCAGCGCAGGCACCACGCCCAAGAGCACCCGGCTGCCCACCCCGAGCGGATTGCGGCGAATGAGCGCGAAACCGAGTGCAGCCGCGAACACGAATGTGCCAAGGAACGCGGGCGTCGTCACCCAATTCGAGAATTCGAGGAGGAACCCCGATTGTTTCGGGATTCGGGCGAAGATCGACAACGGTTCGGCCACGAGGAACGCGAGTGCCATCGCGGCGCTCGTGACGATGAGTGCGATCCGCATGATGCGTGCGAAGACGTTCGTTTCGGCGAATCGTGAGCGTTCGTTGACGAGCACCACGATGATCGTGACGTACGCGATCCCGTGCACGAGGGCCATCGCGAGTGACGCGCTCGCGAGACCTCCGGTCAACGGGTCAGGAGCGCTCCCCGGAATAATGGAATCGCCGGTCGTGCCTTGAACGATCGCATCGGTGATGGCGATGGCTCCGAGCGCGAGGTTCGCAACGAGGGCGACGAAATGAGACTTGGACAATCGCACGATGATGACCTCCGTGTCATGAGCCCGTGGTCGGGCTGCGTGAGGCCAGAGTAGGAACGTGAAGGCGTCCGCCACCTCGCTCGAACAGCACCGAGTTTGCCTGCGGCGCGGAGGAATCAGGGTCGTTCTTTTTGATGAGGTCGATGTCTGTTCCGCGTGTCATTCTGAGGGTATGAATGCCCGCCGCATCGCTGCTGCCGCACTGCTTGTGGCGATGGTCGTTGGCGGGTATTTCTTGGGCGCCGCAGAATCGGGAAGCGCGCTGAACGGTGTGTTCGTGGCGGTCGTTGCCACCCTCGTTTGGGTGCTGGGCGTGATCATTGCTCGAGCCCTGAAACGGTCAAGGGATGCGCGACGCGCCGCACGAGAGATACTCGCGCTCGATGACCACGCGATGATCGAGCGGTCGGTGGCGGATGAACGACGGCGGCTCGCCGAGGAAACGGACCGGCAGCTACGCGCCACGCTGGCCGAGATTGCGGCGACTTCCGCGGAACACCAGCGGGATTCCGCGTCGGACCTTGGAGCCGTCGCGAGGAGCGTGCATCGCGCGAGCCGTGAGGCAACTGCGGAGCTGCGTCGGCAGCTGGGCCTCCTTCGATCTGCCGAACAGTCCCCAGCGAGTGGGTCGACCGAGGCTCGGCATCGCGGCTGGGCACCGCGCTATGCGGATGCCATTGTCACGGTCATCGTCGTGGTGATGGCGCTCGCCGAGGGCGCGCCCTACTTTGGCTCTGCCTTCTACGCTGGCGCCTGGTCGGCAGCCAGTACGGCGCTCGCGTCGTCGACAACACTCATGTGGCGCAAGGCACCCGAGGCCGGCGCCATTGCGTCGGGAGTTGTCTGGCTCGGTGCTGCGCTCCTCGGTGCCCCAGTCGTCGGCGGTCTCTGGGTGTTCGCGAACTTCGGTCTGCTGGCCTATGGCGTCGCGGCCCGGGCGCGCATCTGGGTTGCCCTCGGCACGCTAGTTGCGTTCGCCCTCGCGATCGGAATCGCGACGTGGCTGGTCGAGCCGCTCAACGTGCCAATAAATCTGCTGACCATTGCCGTCGGCGCCATGGTGGGATTCGTCGTGCGCTGGTCTCGAGTCAGAGTTGAGTCGGCGCGGCGGTCTGAGCGGAAGCGCTCGGAGGCATTGCGGCCGCAGATCGAGCAGGCGATCTCCACTGAGCGGGGCGGATTCGCGCGGGAGTTGCACGACACCGTTTCGCATGCCGTGGGCGTGATTGCAATGCAAGCCGGCGCCGCCGAGGTATCTTTGCCGGAGCATCCTGAACGGTCGCGCGCGGCGCTCGCGGTCGCGCATGAGACCGCGGTCGAGTCGCTAGCCGAGTTGAACCGCCCCCGTGGCGGTGCCAGTGCGAGTGTTGAAGCGTCGTCGGCAGCCGAGGCTGGCGCAGGTCTGAGCGAATCCGAACGGCTTCACGCTCTCATCGACCGGTTTCGTAAGGCTGGACTCGAGGTGACCTATCGCGGGGATGCGGTGCCGGAGAAGCTGCAGCCGCTTGTGCTCAGAGTCATCCTGGAGGGACTCACGAACGTTCTTCGCCACGCGGAAACGGCGTCCGCGACGGTGTCGATTTCGCGCGAGCCCGAGAATCTTCGTATTTCTGTGGCGAATGGTGGGCGGCCGCGGGACGCGCCGCATCCGCACGGTTTCGGCCTGGTGGGCCTGCGCGAGCGAGTTGAGCTGGCGGGCGGGGCCTTCACTGCCGGGCCGGGTACGGTCGAAGGATTCCAACTCGAGGCCATCGTGCCGTTGGAGAGGAGCGCGGCATGAGCATCCGCATCGTCATCGTCGACGACAACGCTCTGCTGCGGGCGGGGCTCGCGACGGTGCTCGACATCGATCCGGAGTTCGAGGTCGTCGGTGAGGCCGCGAGTGGGCCGGAGGGTGTGTACCGTGCGACTGAGCTGCAACCGGATGTCGTCCTCATGGACGTCGAAATGCCGGGCGGGGATGGAATCACCGCGACCCGCGAGCTCGTCACGAGGTTTCCCGACCTGCGCATCCTGATTCTGACGATGTTCGATCTGGACGAGTATGTCGCGGAGGGATTGCGTGCGGGCGCGGCGGGGTTCCTGCTGAAGACCACGGAACCGCAGGCGCTGCTTCGGGCGGTGAGGGATTGCGCAGTGGGGGAGACGCCACTGAGTCCGCGCGTGCTTGAGCGGCTTGTCGAGAATTTCATTGACCGGCCTGCGGAGCCCGAGCCGCCGCCCGGCTACGAGCTGCTGACCGACCGCGAGCGCGACGTCTTGCTCTCGCTGGCCGAGGGCCGCTCGAACGCGGAGGTCGCGGCCCATCTGCACCTCGCCGAGACGACCGTCAAGACACATGTCGCGCAGGTGCTGTTCAAACTCGGGGTGCGTGACCGGATGCAGGCAGCGGTGTTGGTGCATCGGGCCGGGCTCGTTGGTCGTGACAAGCAGCGTTGAGCGCAGTACCGCTGTCGCGTCCAGTCACAGTGACATGTGATGTTGACATGTAACTGTATCAGGTGCGAGAATGGTGGCACCTGCTCGTCAACGATTCGGGGCTAGCAATGTGGCACCTCATTTTCGTTTCAGTACACGTCCTCTCAGCCGCTACGGCGCTGGTATTCGGATTCATCGCCCATCGTCGGCCGCACGCCAGCGCGTCAGTGGAGGTGACCTAGACCATGTTTGCCGGTCATTACGGCGTTGCGCTCGCAGCCAAAGCCGTTCGGGGCGATCTGCCGCTCGGCGGACTCTTCATCGCAACCCAAGCCATGGACATCGCGAACTCGGTCCTGCTGCTGACAGGGTTAGAGCGAATCCGTATTCACGCCGAAGCCACGGGCGCTGAAGCCGTCGAGACGACTTACGCGCCATGGAGTCATAGCCTCCCTGGCGCGACCGTTCTTGCCGCGGTGATGGCGCTACTCATTACCCTTGCATTGCGTCGACGGCGGCAACGCTTGATGGCCGCGGTCCTCGTTGCACTCGTGGTTGTGAGCCATTGGCTGCTTGATGTCTTGGCGCATCCCGACGGCATCCCGGTGATCGATCACAGCGTGGAAGTCGGCCTGGGTATGCCGTTGGTGGTGTCGATCGTCGTGGAGTCTGTGCTGCTGTTGGTTGGACTCGCCTTCTACATTCGCGCGACGCGTCCGGTGAATGCGCTTGGACGATTCGGTATGCCCACCTTCGTGGTCGCAGTGGCCGCGTTCAATATCTATGTCGCAACCTCGACGGCGCCGGCGACTGTCACACTTGTAGCACTGTCAACGTTGGCCGCGCATGTCCTGTTCGCGGTTGTTGCCTGGTGGCTCGATCGCCAGCGCATCCCCGCATCGAAGCGAGCCCGCTCCGATGCCCATGCCCTCGCCGTTGACGTGCCATGATATTGAGCACGTCAACGAAAGGGGACCTGTGTCGAGGCCTTCATCGGTAAGTGCGACTGCGGGGGCGCTGCTCGGGATGCTCGCGGAAGGTCCAAAGTCGGGATGGGATCTCGTCGAAGAAGCCAAGACCAGGGTTGGAAACTTTTGGACCATTCAGCACAGTCAGGTCTATCGCGAACTTGCCAAGTTGGAAGCAGATGGGCATGCGGAGCCGCTACCGGTGGAGGGTCGCGGGCGCCGGAGATACCGCATTACTGACCAGGGGCGCGAGGCATATCTTGACTGGGTGAAGCGCGCGCCGGGTGATGAGAGCGTCCGAATTCCTTTCCTCTTGACCGTCGCATTTGCCGACGACATGCCGGCGGAGCAATTCGCTGAGCGCATCGCCGAGCAGCGGCGGCGGCACACCGAGCGACTGAACGAATATGAAGCGATGTGGCAGGAACTTGCTGACGAGCGTGCGGACGGGGGAGGGGCTCGTCTGGCCACACTCGCGCTCGGAATCGGCTACGAACGTGCCGCGTTGGCTTGGCTCGAAGAACTACCGTCGTTTTTCGGTTCGGACTCCTGAGCGCATCCTTCGACTCGTACTGAATCAGCTTGGAGCGAGGGCGCGAGCCGGAGCTTCCGCGGGGAAGGAACGTGGTTGTGTGGCTGCTGCATCCGGGATAGCGTCGAAAGCAACGATCACCGGGAGCCGCCAAGACGAGGCTCTCACCATGGAGAATCGACGATGCCGTACATCACTCCGGCTGGCGCCGTAGAGCGACAGATTCTGCTGCCCGAAGGGCCGGTTCGTGTCTTGAAAGGTGGTCAAGCCGCTGGTCCTGGCGTTCCGTTGGTCATGATTCACGGTGGTGGGTATGACCACGCGGGGATCTCTTGGTATCGCAGCTTCGAGTCACTTGGCTCAGCAAGGCGCCTTTACGCGGCGGACCTGCCAGGTTTTGGCGGTAGCCGCGCGATAGCGCCGCTGCACGGTCCTGTCGAGATGGCTGATTTCGTGGTGCGCGTGATGAACACGATGGGGGTCGACCGTGCCGTTGTCGTGGGTGTTTCCATGGGCGGCGATGTCGCGCTCAATGTGGTGCTCCAGCATCCTGAATTCGTGGCCGGGCTGGTGCTCGTTTCGCCGGGCGGTCTCGCGGAGCGGGTTGGCGATCCATTCACCCATCGCTTGGCTTGGCTCGGCGCCCAGATCCCCGATTGGCTCCTGCTGCCGATGACTCGAGTTGCGAATCGTTATAGCGGCAGCGCGATCAAGGCGTTTGTCAAGGATGCGAGTCGGTTGCCCGACGAGGTGAAGAGGGAGTTCGTGAAGGAGGCTCGGGCGCCACGCGCAGGCATCGCCTATGGCAGGTATAACCAAGCCACGCTAGGTCGCACGCGACTCACTAATAATCTGCGCGGACGGATGCACGAAATTAAGGTGCCGACAATGCTATTCCATGGTGCGGAGGATCCGATGGTTTCCCCGGACGATTCACGGTACGCCGCTGGCGCGATTCCGGATGCACGGCTCGTCCTCGTCCCCGACACGGGGCATTGGGGACAGCTGGAGGCCCACGACGCATTCACGGATGCCGTGCTGGAGTTCCTTGCGGAGATTGACCCGCCTGCGCCGCGAGAGTCAAACCGCGAATAGGAAAGCGTGCCCAAAACGTGCCCACGGTGGGTAAATTGTGGGCACGACCGTGCCCAGACGAACGAGCAAGTCCCCAGCATCCTTGCAATTATGCGGACGTTGGGGACTTCTGTTTGGGGTGAGTAACGGGGCTTGAACCCGCGACCTCCTGGACCACAACCAAGCGCTCTACCAGCTGAGCTATACCCACCATGTCGACCGCCTCGCGGCAGCCAACCATGAGATCTTACATCATTTCTGAAGGTAAGGCGAAAACGCCTCGACGACGCTTGTCGACATCGTCTTGAGCGACTTGGAGTCCGGTCCTGGCTGCGGCACGCACATCGCTTCGCGGTAGTAGCGCAGCTCGCGGATCGACTCGAGAATGTCGGCGGTGGCGCGGTGTCCGCCGTTCTTCTCGGGGGCGTTGAAGTAGATGCGTGGGTACCAGCGGCGCGAGAGCTCCTTGAACGTCGACACATCGATGTTGCGGTAGTGCAGGTAGGCGTCGAGCCCGGGCATCTGGCGGTTGATGAACATCCGGTCGGTGCCGATCGTGTTGCCGGCGAGCGGTGCCGTGCGCTCGGCCGGCACGAACTGCTTGATGTAGGTGAGCACCTGTTCTTCGGCCTCGGCCATTGTCACCCCGGATTCGAACTCGTTGATAAGGCCCGAGGTCGTGTGCATGTTGGTCACGAACTCGTTCATGTTGTCGAGCGCTGACTGCGAGGGCTTGATCACGACATCGAGGCCCTTGTCGTCGAGCAGGTTCAGTTCGAAGTCGGTCACGAAGACCGCGATTTCGCAGATCTCATCCACGTCCACCTCGAGACCGGTCATCTCGCAGTCGATCCAAACAAGGCGGTCCTGTGCAGTAGTCATGGGCTCAATCGTAGTAACCCCAGCGACACGCAGACACATTGAGGCGGCATCTGCCAGAATTTCCGGCAGGGTCGGCGCCACTCCCGACCAGGAGAGAAAGACACACCGGAATGGGAGAGCCGCCCCGCCGCCATGGGATGCCGTGGCCCGCGAAATTCGCGCTGGTACTTGGACTCGCGGCCCTCGTGTGCTCGTTCATTCCGGTCGTCGGCGACTACGTGACTATCCCGCTTGGGGTGATTGCGATCATCCTGGGCTGTCTCGATATCTGGCGAGCGGAGCGCGGCCGTCGCGCCCGCGTGGTGCCCGCGACCTTCGGCACGATCTTCGGCGGGCTCGCGCTGCTCCTAGTCATGATCTCGATGATGGCAACGCAGGATGTGCCGGTCTAACGTTGCGTTCGCAGGGCTCAGATGCTCCTATATCCTTGTGGCATGCCTCCGTAGCTCAGTGGATAGAGCAACGGCCTTCTAATCCGTCGGTCACAGGTTCGAATCCTGTCGGGGGCGCTTTTACCATCAAAAATGCGGTGAGGTGGTCGGTATTGCATGACTCAGTCAACTAAACCCGGCAAAACTCACGCGAAACGTTCGTTGGAACGGTATGCCGTCGCGCTGGAGACGCAGCGTGTGCAGCGTGTGCAGCGTCGGACGATGACCGTCCTCATTATCATGCAGATTGTCGGCACGATTGGTGTGGGCATCGCGCCGTCGATAGGCGTGCTTCTCGCTGGGGAAGTTACGGAAAACGAGGCGTGGGCTGGGCTCGCCCGCACGGCGAGCACGCTTGGTGCCGCACTCATGGGGTTGCCGCTCGGCAACCTCGCCGCGAAATTCGGCCGCCGGTTCGCCCTCTCGAGCGGCTGGTGGCTGGCCGCGGCGGGTAGCACGATTCTCGTGTTCGCAGCGCAGCTGAGCCTGATCGTGCCGCTGTTTATCGGCTTGCTGCTCATCGGAGCCGGCTCGGCGGTCAGCCTGCAGGCTCGCTTCGCGGCAACCGACCTCGCGGAACCACACCACAAGGCGCGCGCGCTCGCTCTCATCGTGTGGGTGGGGACGATCGGCTCGGTGTTTGGCCCGAACCTTGGCATTCCAGGCGAAGTCGTCGGTAACCTCGTCGGGCTCAACGTCTACGCGGGCGCGTTCCTCATCGCGGCCGTCTGCCTCGCAGCGGCGGGCCTGATCGTCTTCGTCTGGCTGCGCCCAGACCCGCTGCTGCGGCTCCAGCAGCTGAAGCCCCACGCATCCGCCCCAACCGGGAAGCGGCGCGGCCGCATCCGGCTAATCTTCGCGGAAATGCGCACGAACGCCGACGCTCGCTACGCCGTCATCGCCATCCTCACGGCCCAGATCGTCATGGTTTCGGTCATGACGATGACGCCGGTGCACATGGCGCACCAGGGCGGCTCGATCACGCTCGTCGGGATTACGATCAGCCTGCACATCCTCGGCATGTACGCGTTCGCACCACTCGTCGGCTACCTCGCCGACCGGGCTGGGCATCGCATCACCATCGCCTTCGGCATCGGAATCTTTCTCGTGTCGCTCGTGTTCGGCGCGCTGTGGCCCGACGACACCGGCTGGATCATCGCGTCACTCTTCCTGCTCGGTGTGGGCTGGTCGTTCGCGAACGTCGCCGGCTCGGCATTCTTCAGCACGGTCGTCTCGGACGAGACTCGCGCATCCTCACAGGGCGGGGTGGATGCGCTGTCTAACCTCTTGGGGGCGACGGCGGCATTCGTGGCCGGACCGTTGCTCGCGCTGACTAACTTCTCGGCGCTGTCGGTGATCGCGATGTTCGTTCTCGTGCCCCTCGCCATTCTCACGCTGAGCCGGCCGCGGGAGACCCTCGCGAACTAACCACCGCAAACCGCAGTCGGGTCTCGCGCGCGAACTCGCCGACGTTCAACTTGGCGGGCGTACTCTGTGCCAATGCAAATGACCACGCGTGGGCAGACGCCACGCATTTCGCCCATGAGCCGCGAGCAATGAGAGTCCTAGTCGCGGAAGATGATGAGCGCATCCGCTCGCTCCTCGAGCGGGCCCTGCGCGAGAGCGGCTATTCGGTGGATGCGCACGAGGACGGCGAATCGGCGCTGTTCGCGGCCGAGACCGAAACCGTTGACCTGTTGATCCTCGACATCATGCTGCCCGGCGCGATCAACGGCGTCGAGGTGTGCCGGCGGGTGCGAGAGACGAACCCGTCGGTGCCCATCCTGCTGCTCACCGCGCTGTCCACTCCGCGACATCGAGTCGCGGGCCTCGACTCCGGCGCGGATGACTACCTCACCAAGCCCTTCCACCTCCCGGAACTACTCGCGCGCGTTCGGGCGCTGCTGCGGCGCTCTCCGCTCGCGGTCACGCCGGTGCTGAGCGTCGCGGGCATCGAACTCGATCCGGCGACGCATACGGTGGCCCGAGACGGCAACGCGATCGACCTCACCGCTCGTGAGTTCGCGGTGCTCGAACTGCTCATGCGCAACCCAGGCCGGATTGTGTCGGCGACCGAGTTCATCGACCACGCCTGGGACGCGAACTACGACGGCTACAGCAACGTCGTCGCGTCCACAATTCGTCACCTCCGGGGAAGCTCACTCTGCCCGGGCAACCCGAGGTCATCGAGACGGTGCGCGGCCGCGGCTACCGGCTGATTGGCGGTGAAGCGTGATCCTGCGCCGCGCGACGCTGAAGCTGGCCGCCTAATATTCGCTCCTGATGCTCGGGCTCGTCGCGGTGTTCGCGATCGGGGTGGCGGTCTACGCATCCTTCGCCTTCGACCTCGAGCTGCCGGAAACGACCGAGGAGGCGCTGAACCAGGCCAATGTGACGCTGCGAACCGTGCTCGTAGTCTGCTTCATTGCGTTCGTGGTGGTCGTGCCGCCGCTGAGCTATCTGCTCGCCCGGCACACGCTCGCGCCGGTGCGCGCGAACCTCGAGGCGCAGCAGCAGTTTGTCGACGATGCGTCGCATGAGTTGCAGACCCCGATCGCCGTGGCACAGGGCGAGCTTGAGCTCGCACTCCTGCAGCCGCGCCGTCCTGAGCAATATCAGGAGTCAATTACCGCGGCGCTGGGCGCGCTCGATGAGCTTGGCAGGCTCACGAGGGATCTCCTGATCCTCGCGCGGGAAGACGGCGTCGAGGATGCGCGGGAGGTGATCGATCTTGCCGAGCTCGGGGAGCGCGCGCTCCTCGCTTGCCCTCCCGAGACGCGTGCGCGCGTGCGGCTGCGGCAGAAGGGCTCGGACAGATTCGTCGGCATCCTGCCGTTGCTCTCGCGCGCAATCGGGAACCTGCTCGAGAACTCGGCCAAATTCTCACCCGCGTCGGAGCCGATCGAGCTGCTCCTGGAACGAGACGGCGAGGTCGTGCGGATCTCGGTCTCCGACCACGGGCGGGGGATGAGCGCCGTGCAGGCGTCTCGAGCCTTCGATCGGTTCTGGCGGGCCGACAATGCGCGGAGCACGCCCGGGCGTGGCATCGGGCTTTCAATCGTGCGGCGAGTCGCCGAACTCCATGGCGGCCGGGCGTTCCTCCGTAGCGAACCGGGGCACGGCACTGTGGTGACGATTGAGATTCCGGTGACACCCGCATCCTGAATGTGCTCCCAGGGCCGCGTCATCTTGTCGTCACGATCCGCTTCATAACGTGGTGATCACGGAAATCGCACAGGGCGATACCGGAAAGGAACACACCATGGAAAAGCGCAAGAAGCTCGGCATCGCATCCGGTGCAGCACTCCTCCTCTCGCTGGGCGCGACGGCACTCGTCGCTGGGCCTGCACTCGCCGCGGACAGCGGTTCTGCCCCTGCAGCCCCGGCCGCAGCCGTGACGACGGTGGACAGCACCTCGACCGCCGACATCCCGAACGACCCCAACGAGGCCCCCGGTACCGAAACGAACGACGACAACGAGGCGAACGAGGCCCCGGGCACCGAGACCAACGACGACAACGAGGCCAACGAGGCCCCGGGTACCGAGACCAACGACGACGGCGGTAAGGATCAGGGCGTCGAAGACGGCACGAACGACGGTGAGACCAACGACGACACCGGAGCCGCGAAGTAATGACTTCAGGCTCTGAGGGTGAGGCCGCTCGCGGCCTCACCCTCCCCTTCGGGGGAAGCCCCGTCGGGAACGGTGCCGTGGACGGGGCTCAGCCCGCATCGGCCGCCGAGGTCATGCTGAACAAGGTGCCGGAGATCACGCTGCTGTTCTGGCTCGTGAAGATGATGTCCACGACCGTCGGTGAGACGGGCGCTGACCTCCTCTCCGGGACACTCGGCTGGGGCCTGCCCGTCACCTCCGCGGCGGTGACGGCGCTGCTCATCGTTGCGTTAATCGCGCAGTTCCGCGCCAAGTCCTACGAGCCCGCGAAGTACTGGGTTGTCGTACTGCTTATCTCGGTCGCCGGAAC
This DNA window, taken from Gulosibacter molinativorax, encodes the following:
- a CDS encoding DUF4386 family protein, whose amino-acid sequence is MSAQVATRTPHALSRVNRDALTSGYGLLVLAIAAPIANFALIPAGAFTAAAAVFVLVAILDIVVAVTLPRILDPASSRLAQVTAGLRVLYAAGLALATVPLFLGDVALFNTIWSIALVVFGMHLLAVCALGLARRTVPIWIISLVGLAGLGYLVDSAVLPFFDAEFELSSVTFIGEVVLMIWLILYPRLHRKAPA
- a CDS encoding PadR family transcriptional regulator, encoding MAHVILGLLMLWPQSLYELTKSFEAGVSLFYSASTGSIKRALDQLLTSGHIEAEASTGPRGKKVYSITESGRDEFHAWMLEEITGNNYEVGALSRSYFLGLLDPSDRPTVARNIERRIREDHDNLAKAEVEISALEVPEQYADVAKYQMATLQYGLATTRTALAWVEQHLPPEE
- a CDS encoding serine hydrolase domain-containing protein; this encodes MDAHTATRRIAKSIEATTSKRFPVVPVALVSGPSVDLVTGDPDQPFFIASIDKVMIAVLIAQLLDEDSFALDAPIGGLVLAADLQPLPAAKRIDNARDVTVRHLLSHTSGLPDVVLPPDGYDRPSSIENLVAHPAHVWTLAEFLQQAEGLPSIGRPGEKFLYSDTAYFLLIRIIEEARGKPFGEVLRERILEPAHMRDTADWLVPDDATLKRLLPNLAPFWLSASRRAITPGQDDSRALVPNIILANGVGVVSTANDLVRFQRELHGGRLCDTKWLQLFAEGKSQLRRGIYYGNGMVSLRFGEFWPLMRGYPTPSGGLGYTATHMFYYPKQRTHVILNYHAHQRMQASFQMHIRLAGLINRFG
- a CDS encoding sensor histidine kinase: MNARRIAAAALLVAMVVGGYFLGAAESGSALNGVFVAVVATLVWVLGVIIARALKRSRDARRAAREILALDDHAMIERSVADERRRLAEETDRQLRATLAEIAATSAEHQRDSASDLGAVARSVHRASREATAELRRQLGLLRSAEQSPASGSTEARHRGWAPRYADAIVTVIVVVMALAEGAPYFGSAFYAGAWSAASTALASSTTLMWRKAPEAGAIASGVVWLGAALLGAPVVGGLWVFANFGLLAYGVAARARIWVALGTLVAFALAIGIATWLVEPLNVPINLLTIAVGAMVGFVVRWSRVRVESARRSERKRSEALRPQIEQAISTERGGFARELHDTVSHAVGVIAMQAGAAEVSLPEHPERSRAALAVAHETAVESLAELNRPRGGASASVEASSAAEAGAGLSESERLHALIDRFRKAGLEVTYRGDAVPEKLQPLVLRVILEGLTNVLRHAETASATVSISREPENLRISVANGGRPRDAPHPHGFGLVGLRERVELAGGAFTAGPGTVEGFQLEAIVPLERSAA
- a CDS encoding response regulator, whose translation is MSIRIVIVDDNALLRAGLATVLDIDPEFEVVGEAASGPEGVYRATELQPDVVLMDVEMPGGDGITATRELVTRFPDLRILILTMFDLDEYVAEGLRAGAAGFLLKTTEPQALLRAVRDCAVGETPLSPRVLERLVENFIDRPAEPEPPPGYELLTDRERDVLLSLAEGRSNAEVAAHLHLAETTVKTHVAQVLFKLGVRDRMQAAVLVHRAGLVGRDKQR
- a CDS encoding PadR family transcriptional regulator, which encodes MSRPSSVSATAGALLGMLAEGPKSGWDLVEEAKTRVGNFWTIQHSQVYRELAKLEADGHAEPLPVEGRGRRRYRITDQGREAYLDWVKRAPGDESVRIPFLLTVAFADDMPAEQFAERIAEQRRRHTERLNEYEAMWQELADERADGGGARLATLALGIGYERAALAWLEELPSFFGSDS
- a CDS encoding alpha/beta fold hydrolase yields the protein MPYITPAGAVERQILLPEGPVRVLKGGQAAGPGVPLVMIHGGGYDHAGISWYRSFESLGSARRLYAADLPGFGGSRAIAPLHGPVEMADFVVRVMNTMGVDRAVVVGVSMGGDVALNVVLQHPEFVAGLVLVSPGGLAERVGDPFTHRLAWLGAQIPDWLLLPMTRVANRYSGSAIKAFVKDASRLPDEVKREFVKEARAPRAGIAYGRYNQATLGRTRLTNNLRGRMHEIKVPTMLFHGAEDPMVSPDDSRYAAGAIPDARLVLVPDTGHWGQLEAHDAFTDAVLEFLAEIDPPAPRESNRE
- the orn gene encoding oligoribonuclease, giving the protein MTTAQDRLVWIDCEMTGLEVDVDEICEIAVFVTDFELNLLDDKGLDVVIKPSQSALDNMNEFVTNMHTTSGLINEFESGVTMAEAEEQVLTYIKQFVPAERTAPLAGNTIGTDRMFINRQMPGLDAYLHYRNIDVSTFKELSRRWYPRIYFNAPEKNGGHRATADILESIRELRYYREAMCVPQPGPDSKSLKTMSTSVVEAFSPYLQK